From one Macaca nemestrina isolate mMacNem1 chromosome 5, mMacNem.hap1, whole genome shotgun sequence genomic stretch:
- the LOC105466487 gene encoding class I histocompatibility antigen, Gogo-B*0103 alpha chain isoform X1 — protein sequence MKFPVDTRDASPVPTLIGCRMSREANQRRRGLRSKVPTRPSGLRVSSDAKMWVMAPRTLLLLLSGALALTETWAGECGVGRETASAGRSEGTAGGGAGPGEPRGEEGRAGLILSSPPGSHSLRYFGTAVSRPGRGEPRFIYVGYVDDTQFVRFDSDAASPRTEPRAPWVEQEGPEYWEEETRRAKARAQTDRADLRTLRGYYNQSEAGSHTIQWMAGCDLGPNGRLLRGYHQSAYDGKDYIALNGDLRSWIAADMAAQNTQRKWEATRYAERFRAYLEGPCLEWLRRYLENGKETLQHADPPKTHVTHHPVSDHEATLRCWALGFYPAEITLTWQRDGEDQTQDIEFVETRPAGDGTFQKWGAVVVPSGEEQRYTCHVQHEGLPEPLTLRWEPSSQSTIPIVGIVAGLAVLAVVVTGAVVAAVMWRRKSSGGKGGSYSQAVSSDSAQGSDVSLTA from the exons ATGAAGTTCCCCGTG GATACTCGTGACGCGTCCCCAGTTCCCACTCTCATTGGGTGTCGGATGTCTAGAGAAGCCAATCAGCGTCGCCGCGGTCTCAGGTCTAAAGTCCCCACGCGCCCATCCGGGCTCAGAGTCTCCTCAGACGCCAAGATGTGGGTCATGGCGCCCCGAACCCTCCTTCTGCTGCTCTCGGGGGCCCTGGCCCTGACCGAGACTTGGGCCGGTGAGTGCGGGGTCGGGAGGGAAACGGCCTCTGCGGGGAGGAGCGAGGGGACCGCAGGCGGGGGCGCAGGACCCGGGGAGCCGCGCGGGGAGGAGGGTCGGGCGGGTCTCATCCTCTCCTCGCCCCCAGGCTCGCACTCCTTGAGGTATTTCGGCACCGCCGTGTCCCGGCCCGGCCGCGGGGAGCCCCGCTTCATCTACGTGGGCTACGTGGACGACACGCAGTTCGTGCGGTTCGACAGCGACGCCGCGAGTCCGAGGACGGAGCCGCGGGCGCCGTGGGTGGAGCAGGAGGGGCCGGAGTATTGGGAAGAGGAGACACGGAGAGCCAAGGCCCGCGCACAGACTGACCGAGCGGACCTGCGGACCCTGCGCGGCTACTACAACCAGAGCGAGGCCG GGTCTCACACCATCCAGTGGATGGCTGGCTGCGACCTGGGACCCAACGGGCGCCTCCTCCGCGGGTATCACCAGTCCGCCTACGACGGCAAGGATTACATCGCCCTGAACGGGGACCTGCGCTCCTGGATCGCCGCGGACATGGCGGCTCAGAACACCCAGCGCAAGTGGGAGGCGACCCGTTATGCGGAGCGATTCAGAGCCTACCTGGAGGGGCCGTGCTTGGAGTGGCTCCGCAGATACTTGGAGAACGGGAAGGAGACGCTGCAGCACGCGG ATCCCCCAAAGACACACGTGACCCACCACCCCGTCTCTGACCATGAGGCCACCCTGAGGTGCTGGGCCCTGGGCTTCTACCCTGCGGAGATCACACTGACCTGGCAGCGGGATGGGGAGGACCAAACTCAGGACATAGAGTTTGTGGAGACCAGGCCAGCAGGAGATGGAACCTTCCAGAAGTGGGGAGCTGTGGTGGTGCCTTCTGGAGAAGAACAGAGATACACGTGCCATGTGCAGCACGAGGGGCTGCCGGAGCCCCTCACCCTGAGATGGG AGCCATCTTCCCAGTCCACCATCCCCATCGTGGGCATCGTTGCTGGCCTGGCTGTCCTAGCAGTTGTAGTTACCGGAGCTGTGGTCGCTGCTGtgatgtggaggaggaagagctcag GTGGAAAAGGAGGGAGCTACTCTCAGGCTGTGT CCAGCGACAGTGCCCAGGGCTCTGATGTGTCTCTCACGGCTTGA
- the LOC105466487 gene encoding class I histocompatibility antigen, Gogo-B*0103 alpha chain isoform X3, with amino-acid sequence MKFPVDTRDASPVPTLIGCRMSREANQRRRGLRSKVPTRPSGLRVSSDAKMWVMAPRTLLLLLSGALALTETWAGSHSLRYFGTAVSRPGRGEPRFIYVGYVDDTQFVRFDSDAASPRTEPRAPWVEQEGPEYWEEETRRAKARAQTDRADLRTLRGYYNQSEAGSHTIQWMAGCDLGPNGRLLRGYHQSAYDGKDYIALNGDLRSWIAADMAAQNTQRKWEATRYAERFRAYLEGPCLEWLRRYLENGKETLQHADPPKTHVTHHPVSDHEATLRCWALGFYPAEITLTWQRDGEDQTQDIEFVETRPAGDGTFQKWGAVVVPSGEEQRYTCHVQHEGLPEPLTLRWEPSSQSTIPIVGIVAGLAVLAVVVTGAVVAAVMWRRKSSGGKGGSYSQAVSSDSAQGSDVSLTA; translated from the exons ATGAAGTTCCCCGTG GATACTCGTGACGCGTCCCCAGTTCCCACTCTCATTGGGTGTCGGATGTCTAGAGAAGCCAATCAGCGTCGCCGCGGTCTCAGGTCTAAAGTCCCCACGCGCCCATCCGGGCTCAGAGTCTCCTCAGACGCCAAGATGTGGGTCATGGCGCCCCGAACCCTCCTTCTGCTGCTCTCGGGGGCCCTGGCCCTGACCGAGACTTGGGCCG GCTCGCACTCCTTGAGGTATTTCGGCACCGCCGTGTCCCGGCCCGGCCGCGGGGAGCCCCGCTTCATCTACGTGGGCTACGTGGACGACACGCAGTTCGTGCGGTTCGACAGCGACGCCGCGAGTCCGAGGACGGAGCCGCGGGCGCCGTGGGTGGAGCAGGAGGGGCCGGAGTATTGGGAAGAGGAGACACGGAGAGCCAAGGCCCGCGCACAGACTGACCGAGCGGACCTGCGGACCCTGCGCGGCTACTACAACCAGAGCGAGGCCG GGTCTCACACCATCCAGTGGATGGCTGGCTGCGACCTGGGACCCAACGGGCGCCTCCTCCGCGGGTATCACCAGTCCGCCTACGACGGCAAGGATTACATCGCCCTGAACGGGGACCTGCGCTCCTGGATCGCCGCGGACATGGCGGCTCAGAACACCCAGCGCAAGTGGGAGGCGACCCGTTATGCGGAGCGATTCAGAGCCTACCTGGAGGGGCCGTGCTTGGAGTGGCTCCGCAGATACTTGGAGAACGGGAAGGAGACGCTGCAGCACGCGG ATCCCCCAAAGACACACGTGACCCACCACCCCGTCTCTGACCATGAGGCCACCCTGAGGTGCTGGGCCCTGGGCTTCTACCCTGCGGAGATCACACTGACCTGGCAGCGGGATGGGGAGGACCAAACTCAGGACATAGAGTTTGTGGAGACCAGGCCAGCAGGAGATGGAACCTTCCAGAAGTGGGGAGCTGTGGTGGTGCCTTCTGGAGAAGAACAGAGATACACGTGCCATGTGCAGCACGAGGGGCTGCCGGAGCCCCTCACCCTGAGATGGG AGCCATCTTCCCAGTCCACCATCCCCATCGTGGGCATCGTTGCTGGCCTGGCTGTCCTAGCAGTTGTAGTTACCGGAGCTGTGGTCGCTGCTGtgatgtggaggaggaagagctcag GTGGAAAAGGAGGGAGCTACTCTCAGGCTGTGT CCAGCGACAGTGCCCAGGGCTCTGATGTGTCTCTCACGGCTTGA
- the LOC105466487 gene encoding class I histocompatibility antigen, Gogo-B*0103 alpha chain isoform X2: MKFPVDTRDASPVPTLIGCRMSREANQRRRGLRSKVPTRPSGLRVSSDAKMWVMAPRTLLLLLSGALALTETWAGSHSLRYFGTAVSRPGRGEPRFIYVGYVDDTQFVRFDSDAASPRTEPRAPWVEQEGPEYWEEETRRAKARAQTDRADLRTLRGYYNQSEAGSHTIQWMAGCDLGPNGRLLRGYHQSAYDGKDYIALNGDLRSWIAADMAAQNTQRKWEATRYAERFRAYLEGPCLEWLRRYLENGKETLQHADPPKTHVTHHPVSDHEATLRCWALGFYPAEITLTWQRDGEDQTQDIEFVETRPAGDGTFQKWGAVVVPSGEEQRYTCHVQHEGLPEPLTLRWEPSSQSTIPIVGIVAGLAVLAVVVTGAVVAAVMWRRKSSGGKGGSYSQAVCKWWGWECGGAQQPCTSSCPMSPAGSDHVLFLFYPSQRQCPGL; the protein is encoded by the exons ATGAAGTTCCCCGTG GATACTCGTGACGCGTCCCCAGTTCCCACTCTCATTGGGTGTCGGATGTCTAGAGAAGCCAATCAGCGTCGCCGCGGTCTCAGGTCTAAAGTCCCCACGCGCCCATCCGGGCTCAGAGTCTCCTCAGACGCCAAGATGTGGGTCATGGCGCCCCGAACCCTCCTTCTGCTGCTCTCGGGGGCCCTGGCCCTGACCGAGACTTGGGCCG GCTCGCACTCCTTGAGGTATTTCGGCACCGCCGTGTCCCGGCCCGGCCGCGGGGAGCCCCGCTTCATCTACGTGGGCTACGTGGACGACACGCAGTTCGTGCGGTTCGACAGCGACGCCGCGAGTCCGAGGACGGAGCCGCGGGCGCCGTGGGTGGAGCAGGAGGGGCCGGAGTATTGGGAAGAGGAGACACGGAGAGCCAAGGCCCGCGCACAGACTGACCGAGCGGACCTGCGGACCCTGCGCGGCTACTACAACCAGAGCGAGGCCG GGTCTCACACCATCCAGTGGATGGCTGGCTGCGACCTGGGACCCAACGGGCGCCTCCTCCGCGGGTATCACCAGTCCGCCTACGACGGCAAGGATTACATCGCCCTGAACGGGGACCTGCGCTCCTGGATCGCCGCGGACATGGCGGCTCAGAACACCCAGCGCAAGTGGGAGGCGACCCGTTATGCGGAGCGATTCAGAGCCTACCTGGAGGGGCCGTGCTTGGAGTGGCTCCGCAGATACTTGGAGAACGGGAAGGAGACGCTGCAGCACGCGG ATCCCCCAAAGACACACGTGACCCACCACCCCGTCTCTGACCATGAGGCCACCCTGAGGTGCTGGGCCCTGGGCTTCTACCCTGCGGAGATCACACTGACCTGGCAGCGGGATGGGGAGGACCAAACTCAGGACATAGAGTTTGTGGAGACCAGGCCAGCAGGAGATGGAACCTTCCAGAAGTGGGGAGCTGTGGTGGTGCCTTCTGGAGAAGAACAGAGATACACGTGCCATGTGCAGCACGAGGGGCTGCCGGAGCCCCTCACCCTGAGATGGG AGCCATCTTCCCAGTCCACCATCCCCATCGTGGGCATCGTTGCTGGCCTGGCTGTCCTAGCAGTTGTAGTTACCGGAGCTGTGGTCGCTGCTGtgatgtggaggaggaagagctcag GTGGAAAAGGAGGGAGCTACTCTCAGGCTGTGTGtaagtggtgggggtgggagtgtggAGGAGCTCAGCAACCCTGTACTTCCTCTTGTCCCATGTCTCCTGCGGGCTCTGACCATGTCCTGTTTTTGTTCTACCCCAGCCAGCGACAGTGCCCAGGGCTCTGA